The following are from one region of the Tenacibaculum dicentrarchi genome:
- a CDS encoding ferredoxin, which yields MVVITLQRKKCIGCNYCVEVAPAQFQMSKKDGKSVLLHSLEKKGFFTIKNPDDSIFEASLEAKKACPVKIIEVKQR from the coding sequence ATGGTTGTAATTACATTGCAAAGAAAGAAATGTATTGGTTGTAACTATTGTGTAGAAGTTGCACCTGCACAGTTTCAAATGTCTAAAAAAGATGGGAAATCAGTACTGTTACATTCTTTAGAAAAAAAAGGTTTTTTTACGATAAAAAACCCTGACGATAGTATTTTTGAAGCATCATTAGAAGCTAAAAAAGCTTGTCCTGTTAAAATTATTGAAGTAAAACAACGTTAA
- a CDS encoding rhodanese-related sulfurtransferase — MQLYNKLSANERAALIDEAGKDRITISFYQYYKIENPQLFRDKLFLEWNELDVLGRTYVSYEGINAQISVASENFLALKEQLDAISFLKDIRLNVAVEHNNKSFLKLKVKVRKKIVADGLNDETFDVTNKGVHLNAKDFNEMLANPNTVCVDMRNHYESEIGHFDGAVTPDVDTFRDSLDIIEQDLKDNKEDKNLLMYCTGGIRCEKASAYYKHKGFKNVFQLEGGIIEYTRQVKDEGIENKFIGKNFVFDHRRAERITDDVVSNCHQCGKSCDNHTNCANEGCHLLFIQCDECAEKTENTCSTDCQEIIQLSWEEQKALRKGTHASNKIFKKGRSEVLKFKK, encoded by the coding sequence ATGCAACTGTACAATAAATTAAGCGCTAATGAGCGTGCTGCTTTAATCGATGAAGCAGGGAAAGACCGTATTACTATTTCATTTTATCAGTATTATAAAATAGAAAACCCTCAACTTTTTAGAGATAAATTGTTCTTAGAATGGAACGAATTAGATGTTTTAGGTAGAACCTACGTTTCTTACGAAGGAATTAACGCCCAAATATCAGTAGCTTCTGAAAATTTCTTAGCCCTAAAAGAACAATTAGATGCTATTTCATTTTTAAAAGATATTCGATTAAATGTAGCTGTTGAGCATAACAATAAATCGTTTTTAAAACTAAAAGTAAAGGTTCGTAAAAAAATTGTTGCTGATGGTTTAAATGATGAAACTTTTGATGTAACCAATAAAGGTGTGCACTTAAATGCCAAAGATTTTAATGAAATGCTAGCAAACCCAAACACGGTTTGTGTAGATATGCGAAATCATTACGAAAGTGAAATTGGTCATTTTGACGGTGCAGTAACACCCGATGTTGATACTTTTAGAGATTCATTAGATATTATTGAACAAGATTTAAAAGATAACAAAGAAGATAAAAATCTATTGATGTATTGTACTGGTGGAATCCGTTGCGAAAAAGCATCGGCATATTACAAACACAAAGGTTTTAAAAATGTTTTTCAGCTAGAAGGCGGAATTATTGAATATACGCGTCAGGTAAAAGATGAGGGAATCGAAAATAAATTTATCGGTAAAAATTTTGTTTTTGACCACAGAAGAGCTGAACGAATTACCGATGATGTAGTTTCTAATTGTCATCAATGTGGGAAATCTTGCGATAATCACACCAATTGTGCCAATGAAGGTTGTCATTTATTGTTTATTCAATGTGATGAATGTGCTGAAAAAACAGAAAATACCTGTTCAACCGATTGTCAGGAAATTATTCAATTATCTTGGGAAGAACAAAAAGCCTTGCGAAAAGGTACACATGCTAGTAATAAAATCTTCAAAAAAGGACGCTCTGAAGTGCTAAAATTCAAGAAATAA
- a CDS encoding HD domain-containing protein, whose translation MNENQIIENTITFVKKTLQGAEAGHDWFHIERVYKNALLIAKDEKVDIFIVSLGALLHDIADAKFYNGDETIAPKMARQFLENQQLNESIILHIENIIKHISFKISLDKLSSAQKFSSPELAVIQDADRLDAIGAIGIARCFNYGGFKNRGLYDPEIPANLKMTKTEYKNSTAPTINHFYEKLLLLKDKMNTKTAKKIALARHEYMQDFLTQFDAEINGVL comes from the coding sequence ATGAATGAAAATCAGATAATAGAAAACACGATTACCTTTGTAAAAAAAACCTTGCAAGGAGCAGAAGCCGGGCATGATTGGTTTCATATAGAACGTGTTTATAAAAATGCGTTGTTAATTGCTAAGGATGAAAAGGTAGATATTTTTATAGTATCGTTAGGTGCTTTACTACACGATATTGCCGATGCTAAATTTTATAATGGCGATGAAACAATTGCTCCTAAAATGGCGCGTCAATTTTTAGAAAATCAGCAATTAAATGAATCAATAATTCTTCATATAGAAAATATTATTAAACATATCTCCTTTAAAATCAGCTTAGATAAGTTGTCATCAGCTCAAAAATTTAGCTCCCCAGAATTGGCGGTAATTCAAGATGCCGATAGGTTAGATGCAATTGGCGCTATCGGAATTGCCCGTTGTTTTAATTACGGCGGCTTTAAAAACCGTGGTTTATACGACCCTGAAATACCTGCAAATTTAAAGATGACAAAAACCGAATATAAAAATTCAACAGCTCCAACAATTAATCATTTTTATGAAAAATTATTGCTTTTAAAAGATAAAATGAATACTAAAACAGCTAAAAAAATTGCCCTTGCTAGGCATGAATATATGCAGGATTTTTTAACTCAATTTGATGCTGAAATTAATGGTGTATTGTAA
- a CDS encoding enoyl-CoA hydratase/isomerase family protein — MNFENILVKTANGLATITINRPKKLNALNSATINELSTVFENLEDDTSVKTIIITGSGEKAFVAGADISEFANFTTEEGERLAKFGQESLFDLVENLSTPVIAVINGFALGGGLELAMACHFRIASDNAKMGLPEVSLGVIPGYGGTQRLPQLVGKGKAMELIMTAAMISAEQAKNWGLVNYVVPQEELLPLAEKLAGKIMRNSSVAISAAIRAVNDNFKDGINGYETEIAEFGDSFSTADFKEGTTAFLEKRKPNFPGE, encoded by the coding sequence ATGAATTTCGAAAACATTTTAGTAAAAACCGCTAACGGATTAGCAACAATTACCATTAACAGACCTAAAAAGTTAAATGCTTTAAACAGTGCTACCATTAACGAATTAAGTACTGTTTTTGAAAATTTAGAAGATGATACTAGCGTAAAAACAATCATTATTACTGGAAGCGGAGAAAAAGCCTTTGTAGCGGGTGCAGATATTTCAGAATTTGCAAATTTTACTACAGAAGAAGGTGAAAGGTTAGCTAAATTTGGGCAGGAATCGTTATTTGATTTAGTTGAAAATTTATCAACCCCTGTAATTGCAGTTATTAATGGTTTTGCCTTAGGTGGCGGATTAGAATTGGCAATGGCTTGTCATTTTAGAATTGCTTCTGACAATGCAAAAATGGGCTTACCTGAAGTTTCTTTAGGGGTAATTCCTGGCTACGGAGGCACACAACGCTTGCCTCAATTAGTTGGTAAAGGAAAAGCAATGGAATTAATTATGACCGCAGCTATGATTTCTGCTGAACAAGCAAAAAATTGGGGCTTAGTAAATTATGTAGTTCCTCAAGAGGAATTACTGCCTTTAGCAGAAAAATTAGCAGGTAAAATAATGCGTAATTCATCGGTAGCAATTAGTGCTGCAATTAGAGCTGTTAACGATAATTTTAAAGACGGAATTAATGGCTACGAAACTGAAATTGCCGAGTTTGGCGATTCTTTTTCTACAGCTGATTTTAAAGAAGGAACAACAGCTTTTTTAGAAAAAAGAAAACCAAATTTTCCAGGAGAATAA
- a CDS encoding aspartate-semialdehyde dehydrogenase, with the protein MKVAVVGATGMVGNVMLQILAERNFPVTELIPVASERSVGNQIEFKGKKYSVVGLQTAVAMKPDVALFSAGGETSLIWAPKFAEAGTTVIDNSSAWRMDDTKKLVVPEINGNVLTAQDKIIANPNCSTIQLVMALGPLHEKYKMKRVVISTYQSVSGTGVKAVQQLDNEEAGIDGEMVYPHPIGRNALPHCDVFLENGYTKEEMKLVKEPKKILGDDSFSVTATAVRIPTAGGHSEAVNVQFENDFDLATVREILGKTDGIIVQDDVQNNVYPMPILAHNKDEVFVGRIRRDESQPNTLNMWIVADNLRKGAATNTIQIAEYLVANKLL; encoded by the coding sequence ATGAAAGTAGCAGTTGTAGGAGCCACAGGAATGGTCGGTAATGTAATGTTACAAATATTAGCAGAACGTAATTTTCCTGTAACAGAATTAATTCCTGTTGCATCGGAACGTTCGGTAGGAAATCAAATTGAATTTAAAGGAAAAAAATATTCGGTTGTAGGTTTGCAAACAGCCGTAGCTATGAAACCTGATGTAGCATTGTTTTCAGCAGGAGGCGAAACCTCTTTAATTTGGGCACCTAAATTTGCCGAAGCAGGAACAACCGTTATTGATAATTCATCGGCATGGAGAATGGATGATACTAAGAAATTAGTCGTTCCTGAAATTAACGGAAATGTTTTAACTGCTCAGGATAAAATAATAGCAAACCCGAATTGTTCGACCATTCAATTAGTGATGGCGTTAGGACCTTTACATGAAAAATATAAGATGAAACGTGTGGTGATTTCTACCTATCAATCGGTTTCAGGAACGGGCGTAAAAGCGGTTCAGCAATTAGATAATGAAGAGGCAGGGATTGATGGCGAAATGGTATATCCACATCCAATTGGAAGAAATGCCTTGCCACATTGCGATGTGTTTTTAGAAAACGGTTATACCAAAGAAGAAATGAAATTAGTCAAAGAACCAAAAAAGATTTTAGGCGATGATTCTTTTTCTGTAACAGCAACCGCAGTTCGAATTCCTACGGCAGGCGGACATTCAGAAGCTGTAAATGTGCAGTTTGAAAATGATTTCGACTTAGCAACTGTACGTGAAATTTTAGGTAAAACCGACGGTATAATTGTACAAGATGATGTGCAAAATAATGTATATCCGATGCCAATTTTGGCACATAATAAAGATGAAGTTTTTGTAGGACGAATCCGAAGAGATGAATCGCAACCAAACACCTTAAATATGTGGATAGTTGCCGATAATTTACGAAAAGGAGCCGCCACAAACACCATTCAAATTGCCGAATATTTAGTGGCTAATAAGTTACTTTAG
- a CDS encoding tetratricopeptide repeat-containing sensor histidine kinase, translating into MKIIGFIVFFFLCTTYTCFAEKNSDTILSNTIDKKELTFFKIKKYLKDKLFTYEEIERLERALKEAIIAKNNVRRLEILNQIGNFYSQQDNLREALNYHQQVLDIVPNTKNQNSDVKRSTSIAINSIAIIYVSLKQYERALDLFNQSIPIQKNIGDISGLAVTYQQRGVTYQKIGNLDKALADFKKSLAYNTEDEDKLITVICHNSIANVLILKRKYKAAHTCLIETLTFAEKLANSDILSKVYNSLGWVFLKLKKYKKANYYLDKSLEIGLKNNNVSILESCYEHLSELNKQTENYKQALNYHQKSIEIAKKTFNDKNIRYVNSLINKYDVEVSANKIKKLAIENKIAKIKHIRNRNILIIVLMLLAFFGFLLYSIYRQRLLKNEKQILLLEQKTLRIQMNPHFVFNALNSIKLYIINNEQKNAVYYLNKFSKLMRNILESTIIKEVTLNEELKTMNLYMSIENIRLSNAITYTQNINESVNLDRIKVPPLILQPFLENAIWHGLSSKKGSKKLEISIFKIGEEFIKVEIEDNGIGRREALRIKNNKTLNRKSIGIYLTKERLKNFSTQFQNDYSLIYIDLLDENGKAKGTKVSLKIPLY; encoded by the coding sequence ATGAAAATAATCGGTTTTATAGTTTTCTTTTTCCTGTGTACAACATATACTTGCTTCGCAGAAAAAAATAGTGACACTATACTTTCAAATACTATAGATAAAAAAGAACTCACTTTTTTTAAAATTAAAAAATACCTTAAAGATAAGCTATTTACATATGAAGAAATAGAAAGACTTGAAAGAGCATTAAAAGAAGCTATAATAGCAAAAAATAATGTAAGAAGACTTGAAATATTAAATCAGATAGGGAATTTTTATAGCCAACAAGATAACCTTCGAGAAGCCTTAAATTATCATCAACAAGTGTTAGATATTGTACCTAACACAAAAAATCAAAACAGCGATGTTAAACGAAGTACTAGTATTGCAATAAATAGTATTGCTATCATTTATGTATCTTTAAAACAATATGAAAGAGCTTTAGATTTATTTAATCAATCGATTCCTATACAAAAAAATATAGGAGATATTAGTGGTTTAGCAGTCACTTATCAACAGCGAGGAGTTACATATCAAAAAATTGGAAATTTAGATAAAGCATTAGCTGATTTTAAAAAATCGTTAGCCTATAATACAGAGGATGAAGATAAGCTAATTACAGTAATTTGTCATAATAGTATAGCTAATGTTTTAATTTTAAAAAGGAAATATAAAGCAGCTCATACTTGTTTAATAGAAACTTTAACATTTGCTGAAAAATTGGCTAATAGTGATATTTTATCAAAAGTATATAATAGTTTAGGTTGGGTGTTTTTAAAATTAAAAAAATATAAAAAGGCTAATTATTACTTAGATAAATCATTAGAAATAGGATTGAAAAACAATAACGTATCAATTTTAGAAAGTTGTTATGAGCATTTATCAGAATTAAATAAACAAACAGAAAATTATAAACAAGCACTAAATTATCATCAAAAATCAATAGAAATAGCAAAAAAAACATTTAATGATAAGAATATTCGGTATGTAAATAGTCTTATTAATAAATACGATGTTGAAGTAAGTGCTAATAAAATAAAAAAATTAGCGATTGAAAATAAAATAGCTAAAATAAAACACATTCGAAATAGAAATATTTTAATTATAGTATTAATGTTGCTTGCTTTTTTTGGCTTTTTATTATATTCAATATACAGACAGCGTTTGTTGAAAAATGAAAAACAAATATTACTGTTAGAGCAAAAAACGTTAAGAATTCAAATGAATCCTCACTTTGTGTTTAATGCCCTGAATTCGATTAAATTATATATTATTAATAACGAACAAAAAAATGCGGTGTATTATTTGAATAAATTTTCAAAATTAATGCGTAACATTTTAGAGTCGACCATAATAAAAGAAGTTACTTTAAATGAAGAACTCAAAACAATGAATTTGTATATGAGTATTGAAAATATTAGACTTTCAAATGCTATAACATATACTCAAAATATTAACGAATCTGTAAATTTAGATAGAATTAAAGTTCCTCCATTAATCTTACAACCTTTTCTAGAAAATGCAATTTGGCATGGATTATCGTCAAAAAAAGGAAGTAAAAAATTAGAAATATCTATTTTTAAAATAGGTGAAGAGTTTATTAAAGTTGAAATAGAAGATAATGGTATTGGTAGAAGAGAAGCGCTTAGAATTAAAAATAATAAGACGTTAAATCGAAAATCAATAGGAATTTACTTAACCAAAGAGCGATTGAAAAACTTTTCCACACAATTTCAAAATGATTATTCGTTAATTTATATTGATTTGCTAGACGAAAATGGTAAGGCAAAAGGCACAAAAGTTTCTTTAAAAATACCTTTGTATTAA
- a CDS encoding LytR/AlgR family response regulator transcription factor, translated as MLRAVIVDDEPKAIEGFLWELSSFNDDLEIIQTFTQAEQAIKYINNNPIDCLFLDIEMPTMDGFQLLEKLDKKDFAIVITTAYSEYAIKALKNDAIDYLLKPIDSDDLEVTLNRVKNYHEKSNSSEKIEQILSNFNKKFNKRKITINTDGKLIFLKQSEIVFVESDGNYCTIHAINNRKIVVTKKLKEINSLLPEEHFFRIHNSFIINLNKLKQFIKSDGYVILEDNHRIPVSRQKKSDFLEKF; from the coding sequence ATGTTACGAGCTGTAATTGTTGATGACGAGCCTAAGGCAATAGAAGGATTTTTGTGGGAATTGTCTAGTTTTAACGATGATTTAGAAATTATACAAACATTTACTCAAGCAGAACAAGCTATAAAATATATCAACAATAATCCGATTGATTGTCTTTTTTTAGATATTGAAATGCCAACAATGGACGGTTTTCAATTGTTAGAAAAATTAGATAAAAAAGATTTTGCCATTGTTATTACAACTGCTTATAGTGAATATGCTATAAAGGCTTTAAAAAATGATGCAATTGATTATTTATTAAAACCCATAGATTCTGATGATTTAGAGGTAACATTAAATAGGGTTAAAAATTACCATGAAAAAAGTAATAGCAGTGAAAAAATTGAACAAATACTTTCTAATTTTAATAAAAAGTTCAACAAAAGAAAAATTACAATCAATACCGATGGAAAACTAATTTTTTTAAAACAATCGGAAATTGTGTTTGTAGAGTCTGATGGTAATTATTGCACAATTCATGCTATTAATAATAGAAAAATTGTAGTAACAAAAAAATTAAAAGAAATAAATTCGCTACTTCCTGAAGAGCATTTTTTTAGAATTCACAATTCATTTATTATCAACTTAAATAAATTAAAACAGTTTATAAAATCGGACGGATATGTTATTTTAGAAGATAACCATAGAATCCCTGTTTCTCGTCAAAAGAAATCAGATTTTTTAGAAAAATTTTAG
- a CDS encoding peptidase U32 family protein, with the protein MQKIELMAPAGNFESLQAALDNGCDSIYFGVEQLNMRARATVNFTLDDLDEISKRCSEKGVRTYLTLNTIVYDHDLSIVKTLINSAKKANITAVIAMDQAVIAMARTAQMEVHISTQINITNIETVKFYAMFADTIVLSRELSLRQVKSITEQIEKEAIKGPAGRLLEVEIFGHGALCMAVSGKCYMSLHSHNSSANRGACKQNCRKKYTVIDQESGFEMELDNEYIMSPKDLCTIDFLDQVADAGIKVLKIEGRGRAPEYVAKVIKCYREAIDDIAKGTYSKEKVIGWMQELEKVYNRGFWNGYYLGQKLGEWSKEPGSHATQKKVYLGKGMHYFSKAEIGQFKIEAYDLTIGDTILITGPTTGAQEMELKSMFVDDKEAQTATKGDEVTMKLDFKIRASDKLYKIVKTEFAKN; encoded by the coding sequence ATGCAAAAAATAGAATTAATGGCACCTGCTGGTAACTTCGAATCGTTACAGGCTGCCTTAGATAATGGTTGTGATTCTATCTATTTTGGGGTAGAGCAATTAAATATGCGCGCTAGAGCAACCGTGAATTTTACCTTAGATGATTTAGACGAAATTTCAAAACGTTGTTCAGAAAAAGGAGTTAGAACCTATTTAACTTTAAATACTATTGTATATGACCATGATTTATCAATTGTAAAAACCTTGATAAATAGTGCTAAAAAAGCAAATATTACAGCCGTAATCGCTATGGATCAAGCGGTAATTGCCATGGCAAGAACTGCACAAATGGAAGTGCATATTTCAACACAAATTAATATTACAAACATTGAAACTGTGAAGTTTTACGCAATGTTTGCCGATACAATTGTATTGAGTAGAGAACTTAGTTTGCGTCAGGTAAAAAGTATTACTGAACAAATTGAAAAAGAAGCTATCAAAGGACCTGCAGGACGTTTACTCGAAGTTGAAATATTCGGACACGGTGCTTTATGTATGGCGGTTTCGGGTAAATGTTATATGAGTTTACATTCGCATAATTCATCAGCAAATAGAGGTGCTTGTAAACAAAACTGCCGTAAAAAATATACCGTAATTGACCAAGAATCTGGTTTCGAAATGGAATTAGATAACGAATATATTATGTCGCCAAAAGATTTATGTACTATTGATTTTCTTGACCAAGTTGCCGATGCAGGAATTAAAGTCCTAAAAATTGAAGGACGAGGAAGAGCGCCTGAATATGTAGCGAAAGTGATTAAATGTTACCGAGAAGCAATTGATGATATTGCCAAAGGAACTTACAGCAAAGAAAAAGTTATCGGCTGGATGCAAGAACTTGAAAAAGTATACAATCGTGGGTTTTGGAATGGCTATTATTTAGGGCAAAAATTAGGCGAATGGAGTAAAGAACCTGGTTCACATGCTACTCAGAAAAAAGTATATCTTGGTAAAGGAATGCACTATTTTTCAAAAGCTGAAATTGGACAATTTAAAATTGAAGCCTACGACCTAACAATTGGCGATACCATTTTAATTACAGGACCTACTACAGGCGCTCAAGAAATGGAATTAAAAAGTATGTTTGTTGATGATAAAGAAGCACAAACAGCCACTAAAGGAGATGAAGTTACCATGAAATTAGACTTCAAAATTCGTGCTTCGGATAAATTATATAAAATTGTAAAAACTGAATTTGCTAAAAATTAA
- a CDS encoding sensor histidine kinase, whose protein sequence is MILLVLLASVLIVTVTIIQYGEQTQDYNIQRFNRKESATKHDIEIELKRKTTYPITTDNLAKIFQDRIYDIAYVHKLTVSMYDMNGRLLKSSIPYNFDQKKAPNLTTEIVTELANNSNHKILKSRNNKGITYQSSYTYINDTRFKRIGLLELQIAQDNEEQKQELREFISRLLLVYLLMFVIAIALAYFLSSYITRSIQTISEKIKETRLNQRNEKITLNSASSEINSLVDSYNNMIDQLEESAVKLAKSEREQAWREMAKQVAHEIKNPLTPMRLSVQSFERRFNPEDPKIKDKLAEYSETLIQQIDVMSAIASAFSDFAKMPTQRREKLDVVDVVKHSLDIFTEDYIYFVPKEPELFAYLDKTQLIRVLTNLVKNATQAIKEDEKNPRIEVKVTSEGNNVKITVSDNGKGITTKNKELIFEPKFTTKTSGMGLGLAMIKNIIEAYDGSINFTSTEGIGTIFTVILPKT, encoded by the coding sequence ATGATATTATTGGTATTATTGGCATCGGTTTTAATTGTTACAGTAACCATAATTCAATACGGCGAACAAACCCAAGACTATAATATTCAGCGCTTTAATAGGAAAGAAAGCGCTACAAAACACGATATAGAAATTGAGTTAAAACGCAAAACAACTTACCCGATTACCACCGATAATTTAGCCAAAATATTTCAAGACCGAATTTACGATATCGCCTATGTTCATAAATTAACCGTGTCAATGTACGACATGAATGGGCGGCTTTTAAAATCGTCAATTCCCTATAATTTTGATCAAAAAAAAGCACCCAATTTAACCACAGAAATTGTTACTGAACTGGCTAATAATTCCAATCATAAAATTTTAAAAAGCCGAAATAATAAAGGAATTACTTATCAATCATCATATACCTATATAAACGATACCCGCTTTAAACGAATTGGACTTTTAGAGCTGCAAATAGCCCAAGATAACGAAGAGCAAAAGCAGGAATTACGAGAATTTATATCACGTTTATTGCTTGTCTATTTACTGATGTTTGTTATTGCTATTGCATTGGCATATTTTTTATCGAGCTATATTACACGCTCTATTCAAACGATTTCTGAAAAAATTAAAGAAACACGTTTAAATCAACGAAACGAAAAAATCACTTTAAATTCGGCAAGTTCAGAGATAAATTCATTAGTTGATTCGTATAATAATATGATTGATCAACTAGAAGAAAGCGCCGTAAAACTAGCCAAAAGCGAACGAGAACAAGCCTGGCGAGAAATGGCAAAACAGGTGGCACATGAAATTAAAAATCCGCTAACACCGATGCGCTTATCGGTACAAAGTTTTGAAAGAAGATTTAATCCTGAAGATCCAAAAATTAAAGATAAACTAGCTGAATATAGCGAAACACTTATTCAACAAATTGATGTAATGAGTGCTATTGCTTCTGCATTTTCTGATTTTGCAAAAATGCCCACACAGCGTCGTGAAAAACTCGATGTCGTAGATGTTGTAAAACATTCGTTAGATATTTTTACCGAAGATTACATTTATTTTGTTCCCAAAGAACCCGAATTATTTGCCTATTTAGATAAAACACAATTAATTAGAGTTTTAACAAACTTAGTTAAAAACGCTACACAAGCAATTAAAGAAGATGAAAAAAATCCGAGAATTGAAGTAAAAGTAACATCCGAAGGAAATAACGTAAAAATTACCGTTTCTGATAACGGAAAAGGTATTACAACTAAAAATAAAGAATTAATTTTTGAACCTAAATTTACCACAAAAACAAGTGGAATGGGCTTAGGTTTAGCCATGATAAAAAATATAATTGAAGCCTATGATGGTTCTATTAACTTCACATCAACAGAAGGAATTGGAACTATTTTCACTGTAATTTTACCAAAAACTTAA